One window of the Sebastes umbrosus isolate fSebUmb1 chromosome 1, fSebUmb1.pri, whole genome shotgun sequence genome contains the following:
- the LOC119496118 gene encoding uncharacterized protein LOC119496118 isoform X2, whose product MENCGDHDHCRVKRARKPAAHRQCTMPCCRDDQVYQHSASSLPRKRKRTSVARPSKSSAEHPKVVTPQPSTPAGDSLTCVAYLPQVHQHSAPPSSSPRKRKRTSVARPSESSADHPKVVTPQPSGPAGDMPGLLGLAPRPCATIPPSELPAVSKVTPDPQPSSAPLLDDGPLLIHNRTVEEYQRIYHEVVDDMLRFKNGRPRPYSLDLGRRIKQKLWERLDRPTFTSSVGEDGLVRVEASYGVGVYPPMYDVDTLGEPQPSTPPTKRAKI is encoded by the exons ATGGAAAAT TGTGGCGACCACGACCATTGCAGAGTTAAGAGAGCCAGGAAGCCTGCGGCGCACAGACAGTGTACAATGCCATGCTGCAGGGACGACCAG GTGTACCAGCACTCAGCTTCAAGTCTTCCCAGGAAGAGGAAGCGGACCTCCGTGGCTCGTCCTTCCAAGTCTTCTGCTGAACATCCGAAGGTAGTGACTCCTCAGCCCTCCACCCCAGCTGGTGACAGTCTCACGTGTGTTGCTTACCTTCCTCAGGTGCACCAGCACTCAGCTCCTCCTTCGAGTTCTCCCAGGAAGAGGAAGCGGACCTCCGTGGCTCGTCCTTCCGAGTCCTCTGCTGACCATCCGAAGGTGGTGACTCCTCAGCCCTCCGGCCCAGCTGGTGACATGCCTGGGTTGTTGGGTTTGGCCCCAAGACCTTGTGCCACCATCCCACCTTCTGAGCTGCCAGCGGTCTCAAAGGTGACCCCCGACCCCCAGCCCTCCTCTGCTCCACTGCTCGACGACGGCCCTCTGCTGATCCACAACCGCACGGTGGAAGAGTACCAGCGGATCTACCATGAGGTGGTAGATGACATGCTGAG GTTCAAGAATGGCCGTCCCCGTCCGTACAGCTTAGATCTTGGACGTCGCATAAAGCAGAAGCTCTGGGAGAGGCTGGATCGTCCCACGTTCACGTCATCAGTCGGTGAGGACGGGCTGGTTCGTGTGGAGGCGTCGTACGGGGTTGGAGTCTATCCTCCCATGTATGATGTCGACACTCTGGGGGAACCACAGCCAAGCACGCCACCGACTAAACGAGCTAAGATTTGA
- the LOC119498278 gene encoding uncharacterized protein LOC119498278 isoform X2, whose protein sequence is MESPSSTVRRRAWINSSRQWPTLEELDPEGPLGNLPSASIVDDDVFSDDALDYFTAAVPIIGTSKKDEHLHVLLINLDDADNTEHFELWFGLKRRPQVCETRGHCRLTTCYSTAKTYRCIQNRDGDNHLGPPSPAVPYHCHSTPFSSPSGTSLLSCSESSVTEESQPSSQIKSWSESFEVPWNAMPVDLRSDISDGRRPSPTSRRQMYPNSFADQLHNGQVLGNGYASLLIQVKNRIET, encoded by the exons ATGGAGAGCCCATCGTCCACAGTGAGGCGGCGAGCCTGGATCAACAGCAGCCGACAGTGGCCCactctggaggagctggatCCTGAGGGGCCACTGGGCAACCTCCCCTCTGCCTCTATAGTAGACGACGATGTCTTTTCTGACG ATGCACTGGACTATTTTACCGCTGCCGTACCGATCATA GGCACATCAAAGAAGGACGAGCATCTGCATGTCCTTTTAATCAAT CTTGATGACGCTGACAATACTGAGCATTTTGAGCTCTGGTTTGGGCTCAAAAGAAGACCTCAAGTATGTGAAACAAGAGGACATTGCAGACTTACTACTTGTTATTCAACAGCGAAAACTTATAGATGCATTCAAAATAG agACGGAGATAATCACCTTGGACCTCCAAGTCCTGCCGTCCCCTATCACTGCCACTCTACACCATTTTCCAGTCCATCAGGCACATCTTTGCTCTCCTGCTCGGAATCTAGTGTTACTGAAGAGAGCCAGCCCTCCTCCCAGATCAAATCATGGTCAGAATCGTTTGAGGTACCATGGAACGCCATGCCTGTGGACCTTCGTTCAGACATCTCAGATGGTAGGAGGCCTTCACCTACCTCACGACGGCAGATG TACCCAAACAGTTTCGCCGATCAACTTCACAATGGTCAAGTTCTGGGAAATGGATATGCATCACTCCTAATCCAAGTAAAAAATCGTATCGAAACCTGA
- the LOC119498278 gene encoding uncharacterized protein LOC119498278 isoform X1 has product MESPSSTVRRRAWINSSRQWPTLEELDPEGPLGNLPSASIVDDDVFSDDALDYFTAAVPIIGTSKKDEHLHVLLINLDDADNTEHFELWFGLKRRPQVCETRGHCRLTTCYSTAKTYRCIQNRYVCLLSQHHYFIIRYNIVLLFFKAVCPMSYLFSYFRDGDNHLGPPSPAVPYHCHSTPFSSPSGTSLLSCSESSVTEESQPSSQIKSWSESFEVPWNAMPVDLRSDISDGRRPSPTSRRQMYPNSFADQLHNGQVLGNGYASLLIQVKNRIET; this is encoded by the exons ATGGAGAGCCCATCGTCCACAGTGAGGCGGCGAGCCTGGATCAACAGCAGCCGACAGTGGCCCactctggaggagctggatCCTGAGGGGCCACTGGGCAACCTCCCCTCTGCCTCTATAGTAGACGACGATGTCTTTTCTGACG ATGCACTGGACTATTTTACCGCTGCCGTACCGATCATA GGCACATCAAAGAAGGACGAGCATCTGCATGTCCTTTTAATCAAT CTTGATGACGCTGACAATACTGAGCATTTTGAGCTCTGGTTTGGGCTCAAAAGAAGACCTCAAGTATGTGAAACAAGAGGACATTGCAGACTTACTACTTGTTATTCAACAGCGAAAACTTATAGATGCATTCAAAATAGGTATGTTTGCTTACTGTCACAACATCACTATTTCATTATAcgttataatattgtattgcttttttttaaagctgtatgTCCTATGTcatatttgttttcatattttagagACGGAGATAATCACCTTGGACCTCCAAGTCCTGCCGTCCCCTATCACTGCCACTCTACACCATTTTCCAGTCCATCAGGCACATCTTTGCTCTCCTGCTCGGAATCTAGTGTTACTGAAGAGAGCCAGCCCTCCTCCCAGATCAAATCATGGTCAGAATCGTTTGAGGTACCATGGAACGCCATGCCTGTGGACCTTCGTTCAGACATCTCAGATGGTAGGAGGCCTTCACCTACCTCACGACGGCAGATG TACCCAAACAGTTTCGCCGATCAACTTCACAATGGTCAAGTTCTGGGAAATGGATATGCATCACTCCTAATCCAAGTAAAAAATCGTATCGAAACCTGA
- the LOC119496118 gene encoding uncharacterized protein C22orf31-like isoform X3 yields MENCGDHDHCRVKRARKPAAHRQCTMPCCRDDQVYQHSASSLPRKRKRTSVARPSKSSAEHPKVHQHSAPPSSSPRKRKRTSVARPSESSADHPKVVTPQPSGPAGDMPGLLGLAPRPCATIPPSELPAVSKVTPDPQPSSAPLLDDGPLLIHNRTVEEYQRIYHEVVDDMLRFKNGRPRPYSLDLGRRIKQKLWERLDRPTFTSSVGEDGLVRVEASYGVGVYPPMYDVDTLGEPQPSTPPTKRAKI; encoded by the exons ATGGAAAAT TGTGGCGACCACGACCATTGCAGAGTTAAGAGAGCCAGGAAGCCTGCGGCGCACAGACAGTGTACAATGCCATGCTGCAGGGACGACCAG GTGTACCAGCACTCAGCTTCAAGTCTTCCCAGGAAGAGGAAGCGGACCTCCGTGGCTCGTCCTTCCAAGTCTTCTGCTGAACATCCGAAG GTGCACCAGCACTCAGCTCCTCCTTCGAGTTCTCCCAGGAAGAGGAAGCGGACCTCCGTGGCTCGTCCTTCCGAGTCCTCTGCTGACCATCCGAAGGTGGTGACTCCTCAGCCCTCCGGCCCAGCTGGTGACATGCCTGGGTTGTTGGGTTTGGCCCCAAGACCTTGTGCCACCATCCCACCTTCTGAGCTGCCAGCGGTCTCAAAGGTGACCCCCGACCCCCAGCCCTCCTCTGCTCCACTGCTCGACGACGGCCCTCTGCTGATCCACAACCGCACGGTGGAAGAGTACCAGCGGATCTACCATGAGGTGGTAGATGACATGCTGAG GTTCAAGAATGGCCGTCCCCGTCCGTACAGCTTAGATCTTGGACGTCGCATAAAGCAGAAGCTCTGGGAGAGGCTGGATCGTCCCACGTTCACGTCATCAGTCGGTGAGGACGGGCTGGTTCGTGTGGAGGCGTCGTACGGGGTTGGAGTCTATCCTCCCATGTATGATGTCGACACTCTGGGGGAACCACAGCCAAGCACGCCACCGACTAAACGAGCTAAGATTTGA
- the LOC119498270 gene encoding uncharacterized protein LOC119498270: MNSPQTNQPKPKMDNTHHVACNETLLLVAAKYFQRISPVQWSMIGAQTWDSDTQANVADMCTEIVQRLATNILKSVAPMFEDKKASKADITTAVDKFTRLKDSLIGSFAEAFHVPQDKCDSAIRLAEVVEREVAKKVHSVVSVAINRSVWPSEPAVFVGGCISNTSLQDMVSHAAKCLDVCSELCGLPKSTKFVSQIISEITEPILTEPTKCESSQSIISVRDILVKWSNDTPESRENADSAASEIVRSVMQSGKRPHFATRSICNILRKFFTLQSAPSKDKASDNQKVRKKGFMNFAQRQFEKLKAQLKCASTADFLVSLTSDSLSSQDNLENSDFEVLLPGSIPESPTPRFEPTRLTSKPKLISVIKQSSSGFDFDSIKTDVDSLFDQLHLQENPATNGRKTPDVLISTNEMRKFSKELIDKFYDHLTAGPTYQIPMVQTGTSLSNSVISEYRREADATEPHLSPEVRYVMIEDAVRKFLQQVVYWLQKEPSKTIDSDKVSGALTDLQKLFIPPTPPRDIQNLTTTQLTPLPDVRKLTMTQSSPLRDTRKLTSTQLTPTPDKKDIIKQESPEVTDNRTATPCQSRSAAAAMNNIFTTALLLRILKKVPQENGRVKGQGNFKDVIKRLLEEAQDEINIPEGAVRKTTKKLAKLIKAVSKDLEKEFGSPEKLLEAAAASGGTLFEDTLVMSLKFHLANQPPKRFTVAKFFSGVEKCLEKCFSWPFKCCLAQCYDD; the protein is encoded by the coding sequence ATGAATTctccacaaacaaaccaacccaAACCCAAGATGGACAACACTCACCATGTCGCTTGTAATGAGACTCTTCTGCTCGTAGCAGCGAAGTATTTTCAGAGAATCTCTCCAGTACAGTGGAGCATGATAGGTGCACAGACCTGGGACTCAGACACACAAGCTAATGTGGCTGACATGTGCACTGAAATCGTACAGAGACTCGCGACAAACATCCTCAAAAGCGTTGCGCCGATGTTTGAGGACAAGAAGGCATCTAAGGCTGACATAACTACAGCTGTGGACAAGTTCACTCGCCTAAAAGACTCCCTTATTGGTAGCTTTGCTGAGGCTTTTCATGTCCCACAAGACAAATGTGATAGTGCTATAAGGCTGGCAGAAGTGGTCGAGAGGGAAGTTGCAAAGAAGGTACACTCCGTTGTATCTGTGGCCATCAACAGATCTGTTTGGCCATCAGAGCCTGCCGTTTTTGTCGGTGGCTGCATTTCCAACACGTCTCTTCAAGACATGGTGTCTCATGCTGCCAAATGTCTGGATGTGTGCTCCGAACTGTGTGGGCTGCCAAAGAGCACTAAGTTTGTCTCACAAATAATATCTGAAATTACCGAACCGATCCTCACAGAACCAACGAAATGTGAATCATCTCAGAGCATAATCTCCGTGAGAGACATCCTGGTCAAATGGTCCAATGACACACCAGAATCCAGAGAAAATGCAGATTCTGCAGCATCTGAAATTGTCAGGTCTGTAATGCAAAGTGGCAAGAGACCTCATTTTGCCACGAGGTCAATATGTAACATCCTGAGAAAATTTTTCACCTTACAGTCCGCACCTTCAAAAGACAAAGCCAGCGACAACCAAAAAGTTCGTAAAAAGGGCTTTATGAACTTCGCCCAAAGACAATTTGAAAAATTGAAAGCACAGCTGAAGTGCGCATCAACGGCTGACTTCCTTGTGAGTCTGACATCGGACTCATTGTCCTCTCAGGATAACCTAGAGAACTCTGATTTTGAAGTCCTTCTTCCAGGAAGTATTCCAGAGTCTCCCACACCCAGATTTGAACCTACACGTTTGACCAGTAAGCCGAAATTAATCAGTGTGATAAAGCAGTCGTCTTCTGGATTTGATTTTGATTCCATCAAAACTGATGTCGACAGCTTGtttgatcaattacacctgcAAGAGAACCCTGCAACAAACGGCCGCAAAACACCGGATGTCCTCATATCCACTAATGAGATGAGGAAGTTCTCAAAGGAACTGATTGATAAATTTTACGACCATCTGACGGCTGGCCCGACATATCAGATTCCCATGGTTCAAACGGGAACAAGTCTCTCTAACTCTGTCATCTCTGAGTACAGGAGGGAGGCGGATGCCACTGAGCCCCACCTCTCTCCTGAAGTTCGATATGTCATGATAGAGGACGCAGTGAGAAAGTTCTTGCAGCAGGTAGTATACTGGTTGCAGAAGGAGCCATCAAAAACAATTGACAGCGACAAAGTATCTGGTGCACTAACTGACCTCCAAAAGTTATTCATACCACCGACCCCACCCCGAGACATCCAAAATCTAACCACAACACAGCTGACCCCACTCCCAGATGTCCGAAAGCTAACCATGACACAGTCGTCCCCACTCCGAGACACCCGAAAGCTAACCTCGACACAGCTGACCCCGACCCCAGACAAAAAGGACATTATCAAGCAGGAGTCCCCTGAAGTCACTGACAATCGGACTGCAACACCTTGTCAGTCacgttcagcagcagcagcgatgaACAACATCTTCACCACTGCTCTGCTCTTGAGGATCTTAAAGAAAGTCCCTCAGGAAAACGGAAGGGTCAAGGGGCAGGGAAATTTCAAAGACGTCATCAAACGTCTGTTGGAAGAGGCGCAAGATGAAATCAACATCCCTGAAGGTGCTGTCAgaaaaaccacaaaaaaactggCAAAGCTCATCAAGGCCGTGAGCAAAGATCTTGAAAAGGAGTTTGGTTCTCCAGAGAAGCTActggaggctgcagcagcatcagGCGGTACATTGTTTGAGGATACTCTTGTGATGAGTCTGAAATTCCATCTCGCTAATCAACCTCCAAAGAGGTTCACAGTTGCCAAGTTTTTTTCAGGGGTggaaaaatgtttggaaaaatgTTTTAGTTGGCCCTTCAAGTGCTGCCTGGCTCAATGTTATGATGActaa